In candidate division KSB1 bacterium, a single genomic region encodes these proteins:
- a CDS encoding TonB-dependent receptor has translation MFFCTGLIFGQGTLKGVVIDSSSESVLPGANVYFEGMAFGAAADIDGEYRVTNIPPGTYQVKVSYIGYLTKSYTVQIQQNQTAVLNAELTYETIQGQMVTVTAQAEGQVAAINQQITSNTIINVISEEKIQELPDANAAEAIGRLPGISLQRSGGEANMVLIRGMQAKFSPVTVDGVRIPSTEENSRGVDLSTLSQSSLAGIELYKAVTPDMDGDALSGTINLVTKKAPEERLLRTTIKGNYNELTNSANQYDLSFRYGERFFNDILGVQLSGNLDKKIRSNESIRVSGSRWEEPLQEIVMENFDVQYVDEIRSRNGLSLLLDVNTPDGGSIRFNNVYGGTQRDYLTHRKDYPLNGDQTTYDYRQREQNINTFNSSIHGDNHLLGLDINWGVSYAESKSDYPFDYQLIFYEINGMQAPYPLVYDYDDVPNKVIPLARNNFTEAWQAWGYYRNQDNVEKELTSFINIAKSYRFSNNITGELKVGAKFKNRKRTNKTSEDFSPYYLDGQWKFDELAPDGSVRPKDFTGTYFEDWFNAGANGGAMPLEHFFSDVETRDVYDDYKLSPIVDKKRLKQWHELNKNGVDPTGNRKEVWGNPLTRVNDYDIEEKVNAFYIMNTLKLGPQVTFTSGLRSEYENNDYLGYYMKSRVGGFPLAENVLFDTTSTADQLVLLPNFHLAYEPTDYLKIRLASYKALARPDFNMRIDRYVGGRGAVMGSPFNVQVGNINLKTAKAWNYEINTSVYQNNLGLVSLSAYYKEIENMYHMLSQFGTSGEDALQFFGSNWKSNMGNVSYDLSIPYNSNKPTKVWGVEFEHQINFHFLPSYLSGIVLSYNASAVRSETQLYVPQLDSVFVDPPGPIGGVWKYSNSLKETMTKLEGQPEFFYNIALGYDIGGFSGRVSVFHQAEYNNSIVSKDYRINLAFTRVDIALRQRINDSFSVFFNVNNLTNFEDAIDRKYGEYDLRKFSNSERYGRTIDLGVIAEL, from the coding sequence ATGTTTTTTTGTACTGGATTAATATTTGGACAGGGCACTTTAAAGGGCGTTGTGATTGATTCGTCATCGGAAAGCGTGTTGCCCGGGGCCAATGTCTATTTTGAGGGTATGGCTTTTGGCGCCGCTGCGGATATAGACGGGGAGTATCGCGTCACCAACATTCCTCCCGGAACCTATCAGGTAAAGGTGTCTTATATTGGCTATTTAACCAAGTCTTACACCGTTCAGATTCAGCAGAATCAGACCGCTGTGCTCAATGCTGAACTGACGTATGAAACAATTCAGGGACAAATGGTGACCGTGACGGCACAGGCTGAAGGTCAGGTGGCGGCCATCAACCAGCAGATCACTTCGAATACTATTATCAATGTTATTTCCGAAGAAAAAATTCAGGAGCTCCCGGATGCCAATGCCGCTGAAGCGATTGGCCGGTTGCCGGGGATATCATTGCAGAGAAGCGGCGGGGAAGCGAACATGGTCCTGATTCGAGGGATGCAGGCAAAATTTTCCCCGGTCACGGTCGATGGTGTACGTATCCCCTCGACAGAAGAGAACAGCCGGGGCGTGGATTTAAGCACCCTTTCCCAGAGCTCTCTGGCCGGTATCGAACTCTACAAAGCCGTTACGCCGGATATGGATGGCGACGCTTTATCCGGAACCATTAACCTGGTGACAAAAAAGGCGCCGGAAGAACGGCTTTTAAGAACCACTATTAAAGGAAATTATAATGAATTAACGAATTCCGCAAATCAATATGATCTTTCATTTCGTTACGGGGAACGTTTTTTTAATGACATACTCGGTGTTCAGTTGTCAGGCAATCTCGATAAAAAAATCAGAAGCAATGAGAGCATTCGTGTCAGCGGTTCCCGATGGGAAGAACCGCTTCAGGAAATCGTGATGGAAAATTTTGATGTCCAATATGTCGATGAAATCCGTTCGCGAAATGGCCTGAGTCTGTTATTGGATGTCAATACACCGGATGGCGGTTCGATAAGATTTAATAATGTGTATGGCGGCACCCAAAGAGATTATTTGACGCATCGCAAAGATTATCCGTTGAACGGAGATCAAACCACGTATGATTACCGCCAGCGTGAGCAGAATATCAATACCTTTAACAGTTCGATTCACGGGGACAATCATCTTTTGGGACTGGACATCAATTGGGGTGTCTCCTACGCAGAGTCAAAATCCGATTATCCGTTTGATTATCAATTGATATTTTATGAGATTAACGGCATGCAGGCCCCGTATCCTCTCGTTTATGACTATGATGATGTTCCGAATAAAGTGATTCCTCTCGCAAGAAATAATTTTACTGAAGCCTGGCAAGCCTGGGGATATTACCGGAATCAGGATAACGTTGAAAAGGAACTCACCTCTTTCATTAATATTGCCAAATCGTACAGGTTCTCAAACAATATCACCGGTGAGCTAAAAGTCGGCGCAAAATTCAAAAACAGAAAGCGCACCAATAAAACATCGGAAGATTTCTCGCCCTATTATCTGGATGGACAATGGAAGTTTGACGAGTTAGCGCCGGATGGAAGTGTCAGGCCAAAGGATTTTACCGGAACTTACTTTGAAGACTGGTTCAATGCCGGAGCGAATGGCGGAGCCATGCCGCTGGAACATTTTTTCTCGGATGTCGAAACAAGGGATGTTTACGATGATTATAAATTATCACCAATCGTGGATAAAAAACGCTTGAAACAGTGGCATGAACTCAATAAAAACGGTGTCGATCCCACAGGCAACCGGAAAGAAGTATGGGGCAATCCGCTTACTCGCGTGAATGATTATGATATTGAAGAAAAAGTGAATGCTTTTTATATCATGAACACCCTGAAACTGGGGCCGCAAGTTACGTTTACCAGTGGATTGCGGTCCGAGTATGAGAATAACGACTATCTGGGGTACTATATGAAATCCAGAGTCGGCGGATTTCCACTGGCTGAAAACGTGTTGTTTGACACCACATCCACAGCTGACCAATTGGTTCTCCTGCCCAATTTTCATTTGGCCTATGAACCCACGGATTATTTAAAAATTCGGCTGGCTTCTTATAAAGCATTGGCCAGGCCGGATTTTAACATGCGTATCGACCGATATGTGGGTGGAAGAGGCGCCGTGATGGGATCTCCCTTTAATGTGCAGGTCGGGAATATCAATTTAAAAACAGCCAAAGCCTGGAATTATGAAATTAATACTTCTGTCTATCAAAATAATCTGGGTCTGGTCTCCCTGTCAGCCTATTACAAGGAAATTGAAAACATGTACCATATGCTAAGTCAATTCGGCACATCGGGTGAAGATGCGCTGCAATTCTTTGGCAGCAACTGGAAGAGCAATATGGGCAATGTATCTTATGATTTGTCGATTCCTTACAATTCCAATAAACCCACCAAAGTGTGGGGCGTTGAGTTTGAACATCAGATTAATTTCCATTTTTTGCCGAGCTATCTCAGCGGCATCGTACTGTCTTATAATGCATCTGCAGTCCGTTCGGAAACCCAGCTTTATGTGCCGCAATTGGATTCAGTTTTTGTCGATCCTCCAGGGCCCATTGGCGGCGTATGGAAATATTCTAATTCTTTAAAAGAAACGATGACCAAGCTGGAAGGTCAGCCTGAATTCTTTTACAATATTGCTTTGGGGTATGATATCGGCGGTTTTTCAGGCCGGGTGTCTGTTTTCCATCAGGCGGAATACAACAATTCCATCGTGTCCAAAGATTACAGGATCAACCTGGCGTTCACACGTGTGGATATCGCATTAAGACAGCGTATTAATGACAGTTTTTCAGTATTTTTCAATGTGAACAATCTCACGAATTTTGAAGATGCCATTGATCGTAAATATGGCGAATATGATCTTCGAAAGTTCAGCAACAGTGAGAGATACGGAAGGACCATCGATTTGGGGGTCATTGCGGAATTATAA
- a CDS encoding T9SS type A sorting domain-containing protein, whose amino-acid sequence MQNGKMIIIFMLMVSASLFAQDVVVLEPSDGSAGTFLNEQIVADTTATGGLLPNRVYELQRGEVYLVNATLRMAQPGETLRLRAQDGDGPLPEVYMWETGTGDNPERPPGYFIRTQGGDLELTNIAISGYYEYEPEKLDNIQGGLLRNDVEGASFFLDGCIFKSVRGQVMRVNKNAVTVSVTNCIFADLGYLLTSNLGAGKGIDLRESEIVEFIMENNTFVNYQDRVVRHYNWGDPLEGTGLIHKGRINHNTIVNGMGYHGLLSLGNVGASMQITNNLFIDAFGLGEDSTDASRAAEWANTGEVYANGNNKITWIFSAPNDVTQWDISNNYFAISDSGQAFLDDFDFGPAPRLSDHIKGKLGAAAADAFTQIDIQLSDIPDMMTNLMRWYEDPNGGNKSKVTDNFDKTTDDMDRQTLVYYRDTFDCSYATGSAAYTGAENDYPAGDLNWFPDKKAEWESDITVSVKDSRSMPEQFILKNNYPNPFNPSTKISFNLPKSDMATLSVYNMLGQHVATLINERLDAGYHEFNFDASSLSNGVYFYKLVCGDFTSVKKMMLIK is encoded by the coding sequence ATGCAAAACGGCAAAATGATTATCATTTTTATGCTCATGGTATCCGCATCTTTGTTCGCACAGGATGTGGTTGTGCTTGAACCATCCGACGGCAGCGCAGGCACCTTTCTCAACGAGCAGATTGTTGCCGACACAACGGCCACCGGTGGTTTACTGCCAAATCGTGTCTACGAACTGCAAAGAGGTGAGGTTTATCTTGTCAATGCTACTCTGAGGATGGCACAACCCGGCGAAACCCTTCGTTTGCGCGCTCAGGATGGCGACGGCCCATTGCCGGAAGTTTATATGTGGGAAACAGGCACAGGTGATAATCCTGAACGTCCTCCCGGATATTTCATTCGTACACAAGGTGGCGATCTTGAACTAACAAATATCGCTATCTCTGGTTATTATGAGTATGAACCGGAAAAATTGGACAACATTCAGGGCGGTCTGCTTAGAAATGATGTTGAAGGTGCCTCTTTCTTCTTGGACGGTTGTATTTTCAAAAGTGTCAGAGGTCAGGTCATGCGAGTCAACAAGAACGCGGTGACTGTCAGTGTGACCAATTGTATCTTCGCGGATCTTGGATATTTGCTCACCTCTAATTTGGGCGCCGGCAAAGGGATTGATTTGCGCGAAAGCGAAATCGTTGAATTTATCATGGAAAACAATACGTTTGTCAATTATCAGGACCGAGTGGTTCGTCATTACAATTGGGGAGATCCTCTCGAAGGTACCGGCCTGATTCATAAAGGGCGTATTAATCACAATACCATCGTGAATGGCATGGGCTATCATGGCCTGCTTTCTCTCGGTAATGTAGGCGCTTCCATGCAAATCACCAACAATTTGTTTATCGATGCCTTTGGCCTGGGTGAAGATTCCACAGATGCTTCCCGTGCGGCTGAATGGGCCAACACCGGTGAAGTTTATGCAAACGGCAACAACAAGATTACCTGGATTTTCAGTGCTCCCAATGATGTCACCCAGTGGGATATCAGCAATAACTACTTTGCTATCAGTGATTCGGGTCAGGCTTTCCTGGATGACTTTGATTTTGGTCCGGCGCCTCGGCTGTCGGATCACATTAAAGGCAAATTAGGCGCTGCTGCCGCGGATGCTTTTACACAAATCGACATTCAACTTTCCGATATACCCGATATGATGACCAATTTAATGCGCTGGTATGAAGATCCAAATGGCGGCAACAAGTCCAAAGTCACGGATAATTTTGACAAGACCACGGATGATATGGACCGTCAAACACTGGTTTATTATCGCGACACATTCGACTGTTCCTATGCCACAGGATCGGCTGCCTATACAGGCGCAGAAAACGATTATCCGGCAGGTGATCTGAACTGGTTCCCGGATAAAAAAGCTGAATGGGAAAGCGATATTACCGTTTCCGTAAAAGACTCAAGATCCATGCCGGAACAATTCATACTGAAAAATAATTATCCAAATCCATTCAATCCATCAACGAAAATCAGCTTTAATCTGCCTAAATCAGATATGGCAACTTTAAGCGTATACAATATGCTGGGACAACATGTTGCCACTCTGATCAATGAAAGATTGGATGCCGGATATCATGAATTCAATTTTGACGCATCATCACTTTCCAATGGCGTTTATTTTTACAAATTGGTATGTGGTGATTTTACAAGTGTTAAAAAGATGATGCTAATCAAATAA
- a CDS encoding glycosyl hydrolase family 28-related protein, with protein MKKESGLFNFRLLLLFVLFGVIIISCQAPPDSRAGWHQLPAILNQIVAPEFPNQEFVIFDFGAQGDGVTDCTEAFRKAINACHVAGGGRVRIPADVFLTGAIHLKSNVNLHIEKGATVLFHQDINKYLPVVFTRFEGVELMNFSPFIYAHNQENIAISGEGILDGNSDSTAWWPWAGKTLYGWKEGMPCQRQDRDSLFEMAEKGIAVEQRIFGNNHYLRPKFIQFYQCKNILIEGNLLNHVTDLHLEDVTINGI; from the coding sequence ATGAAAAAGGAATCCGGTCTCTTTAATTTTCGCCTGCTTTTGCTTTTTGTATTATTCGGTGTCATTATTATTTCCTGTCAGGCGCCGCCTGATTCCAGGGCAGGTTGGCATCAACTTCCCGCCATCTTGAATCAAATCGTTGCCCCTGAATTTCCCAATCAGGAATTCGTAATCTTTGATTTTGGCGCTCAAGGAGATGGCGTTACTGATTGTACGGAAGCATTCCGTAAAGCTATAAATGCTTGTCATGTTGCGGGTGGGGGCCGAGTACGTATTCCTGCTGATGTCTTTTTAACAGGCGCCATTCATTTGAAAAGCAATGTCAATTTACATATTGAAAAAGGCGCGACGGTATTATTTCACCAAGATATCAATAAATATCTGCCTGTGGTGTTTACACGGTTTGAAGGTGTTGAGTTGATGAACTTTTCTCCTTTTATATATGCCCACAATCAGGAAAATATCGCAATCAGCGGAGAAGGCATTTTAGATGGAAACTCAGACAGCACAGCATGGTGGCCGTGGGCTGGTAAGACATTATACGGGTGGAAAGAGGGAATGCCATGCCAACGACAGGATCGTGACAGTTTGTTTGAAATGGCTGAAAAGGGTATTGCGGTTGAACAAAGGATTTTTGGAAATAATCACTATCTGAGGCCCAAATTTATTCAGTTTTATCAATGCAAGAACATTCTTATTGAAGGCAATTTACTGAATCATGTGACTGA